One Castanea sativa cultivar Marrone di Chiusa Pesio chromosome 4, ASM4071231v1 DNA window includes the following coding sequences:
- the LOC142630760 gene encoding uncharacterized protein LOC142630760, producing the protein MGRHSCCLKQKLRKGLWSPEEDEKLFNHITRFGIGCWSSVPKQAGLQRCGKSCRLRWINYLRPDLKRGMFSQQEEDLIMSLHEVLGNRWAQIAAQLPGRTDNEIKNFWNSCLKKKLMKQGIDPSTHKPLSKVEPKDEKKCTETTCFQSRGLPSTTVSTMASQGGPAFLVDDSNYYDHNGLTEASRELFMYKPSFDPMSCFEFQAGVDSNGYTSTFVPDQNHHTNIKPDIDQSQFETNSNYGFTSMPGLTNSDHGNLSGAEFSDNSGSKMSSFFMNNEVKESSSNSSNMSSYAGFPVNDIMLENAAYSSWDSDTKLESLFQFQVNEIKTEELKAGSWQEGQLQAHNSVDFGSYPLTSLSEDLTGAHFDVFQQI; encoded by the exons ATGGGGCGCCATTCTTGCTGCTTGAAACAAAAGTTAAGGAAAGGTTTATGGTCTCCTGAAGAAGATGAGAAACTGTTCAATCACATAACAAGATTTGGTATTGGTTGCTGGAGTTCAGTCCCTAAACAAGCTG GATTGCAAAGGTGTGGAAAGAGTTGCAGGTTGCGATGGATAAACTACTTGAGACCTGATTTGAAGAGAGGAATGTTTTCACAGCAAGAGGAGGATCTCATTATGAGTCTACATGAAGTCCTTGGCaacag GTGGGCTCAAATTGCAGCACAGCTACCTGGACGAACAGACAATGAGATAAAAAACTTCTGGAATTCATGtttgaagaagaagctaatGAAGCAAGGGATTGATCCATCCACTCACAAGCCACTAAGCAAAGTTGAACCAAAGGATGAGAAAAAATGTACAGAAACAACATGCTTTCAGTCTCGAGGACTTCCAAGTACTACTGTATCAACTATGGCTTCACAGGGTGGTCCAGCATTTCTAGTTGATGACTCAAATTACTATGATCATAATGGACTAACAGAAGCTTCAAGAGAGCTTTTCATGTACAAGCCTAGCTTTGATCCAATGTCCTGCTTTGAGTTCCAAGCGGGTGTCGATTCAAATGGATATACTTCAACTTTTGTACCTGATCAGAATCATCACACAAATATCAAACCCGACATTGACCAAAGCCAATTTGAAACAAATTCCAACTATGGTTTCACTTCAATGCCAGGTCTGACCAATTCTGATCATGGAAACTTATCCGGCGCAGAGTTTTCTGATAATTCAGGTTCAAAAATGAGCTCCTTTTTCATGAACAATGAGGTGAAAGAAAGCTCTAGCAACAGCTCAAACATGAGCAGCTATGCAGGGTTCCCAGTGAACGATATTATGTTAGAAAATGCAGCCTATTCATCATGGGACTCAGATACCAAGTTGGAGTCTTTGTTTCAGTTTCAGGTCAATGAGATAAAAACTGAGGAATTGAAGGCAGGTTCTTGGCAAGAAGGTCAGCTTCAAGCTCACAATTCAGTAGATTTCGGTAGCTATCCATTAACGTCACTTTCAGAAGATCTAACAGGAGCACATTTTGATGTTTTCCAGCAGATATGA
- the LOC142630202 gene encoding uncharacterized protein LOC142630202, translating into MAEEKSMQEVLSLPILLADRVSKSAREAESSKLECLDLAKQVDRLSQMLRSLVRLPSTVVVSHQTLYEQPIRRIVADVAKNLDRALTLVRKCKHSGVLRQVFSITTTADFRKVSNLLESSIGDMKWLLSIYDSENGTNLSLPPIASNDPILSWVWAHTAMVHMGQPKDRTDAALELASLAKDNDRNKKIIVDEGGVPPLLKLLSNSNSNEPNSSISVEAQIAAATALFNIATNRDRVRHVVDTHGIPTIVHVLTESTIRVQIPVANLVARMAELDPLAQQEFARENVTRPLVSSLAMDTILDDPNFLQSGKTTIHSLVQLAGKTTQPNHTGSFSYNSDGSSRGGSGSGSGSGGGGSSTTNSHYHYNSNHIRKERDNETPEVKQEVKVSCAKALWKLSKDSLVNSRKITETKGLLCLAKMIEFEKDELQLNCLMTIMEIAAVAENNTELRRSAFKPSSPPAKAVLDQLLRVIQEGGSWTLQIPAIKAIGCLARTFPARETRIIGPLVLQLGNKNVDVATEAAIALGKFVCPENFNCLEHSKAILEFNGVPPLMKLLKANDWAQMHSVVLLCYLALNVGNSKALEQARALNALEGAARSVVTQNPGLRDLIVQAMDHLTLYQPGVPHPHMQPHLL; encoded by the coding sequence ATGGCTGAGGAAAAGAGTATGCAAGAGGTACTCTCACTGCCAATCCTACTAGCTGATCGAGTAAGCAAGTCAGCTCGAGAAGCCGAGTCCTCAAAACTCGAGTGTCTCGACTTGGCAAAGCAAGTCGACCGGCTCTCCCAGATGCTTCGATCCTTAGTTCGACTCCCCTCGACAGTTGTAGTGTCTCATCAAACTCTGTACGAGCAGCCCATCCGTCGAATCGTGGCCGACGTGGCGAAGAATCTCGATCGAGCTTTGACTTTGGTTCGAAAATGCAAGCACAGTGGCGTGCTTCGACAGGTGTTCTCGATTACCACCACGGCCGACTTTCGCAAGGTCTCGAACCTTCTCGAGTCTTCCATTGGCGACATGAAGTGGCTGCTCTCGATCTACGATTCCGAGAACGGAACCAACCTCTCTCTGCCTCCTATAGCGAGCAACGACCCGATTCTGTCGTGGGTTTGGGCCCACACTGCTATGGTCCACATGGGTCAGCCGAAGGATCGAACCGACGCGGCTCTCGAGCTCGCTTCTCTGGCCAAAGACAACGATCGGAACAAGAAGATCATCGTCGACGAAGGTGGGGTCCCGCCGCTTCTCAAGCTGctcagcaacagcaacagcaacgaACCCAACTCGTCGATTTCCGTTGAAGCTCAAATTGCCGCCGCCACTGCGCTTTTCAATATCGCTACGAACCGGGACCGTGTCCGACACGTGGTGGACACGCATGGGATTCCGACGATTGTTCACGTTTTGACTGAGTCGACAATCAGAGTTCAAATCCCAGTTGCGAATTTAGTAGCTCGAATGGCTGAGCTCGACCCTTTGGCTCAACAAGAGTTCGCTAGAGAAAACGTTACCAGACCCCTCGTGTCCTCGCTGGCAATGGATACGATTCTCGACGACCCGAATTTTCTCCAGTCGGGTAAGACTACCATTCACTCTTTAGTTCAATTAGCTGGGAAAACAACACAGCCCAATCACACGGGGTCGTTTTCGTATAATTCAGATGGAAGTAGTAGAGGTGGTAGTGGTAGTGgtagtggtagtggtggtggtggtagttcTACTACTAATTCACATTATCATTATAATAGTAATCATATTAGGAAAGAGAGGGATAATGAGACACCTGAAGTCAAACAAGAAGTCAAAGTTAGTTGTGCCAAGGCTTTATGGAAGTTATCCAAAGATAGTTTAGTGAATAGTCGAAAGATCACGGAGACAAAAGGGCTGTTATGTTTGGCGAAAATGATTGAGTTTGAGAAGGATGAGTTGCAGTTGAATTGTTTGATGACAATTATGGAAATAGCTGCTGTGGCAGAAAATAATACTGAACTTAGGCGTTCCGCGTTTAAGCCTAGTTCTCCGCCTGCTAAGGCGGTGTTGGATCAACTGTTGAGAGTGATTCAAGAAGGTGGTAGTTGGACATTGCAAATTCCGGCGATCAAAGCTATTGGGTGTTTGGCGAGGACTTTTCCGGCTAGGGAGACGAGGATTATTGGTCCTTTGGTTTTGCAGCTTGGGAATAAGAATGTGGATGTGGCGACAGAGGCTGCTATTGCATTGGGGAAGTTTGTGTGTCCCGAGAATTTTAATTGCTTGGAGCATTCCAAGGCGATTTTGGAGTTCAATGGGGTTCCACCGCTGATGAAGCTTTTGAAGGCCAATGATTGGGCTCAAATGCACTCAGTTGTGTTGTTGTGTTATCTTGCATTGAATGTTGGTAATAGTAAGGCTCTTGAACAAGCGCGGGCATTGAATGCACTTGAAGGGGCTGCCCGTTCTGTTGTGACTCAAAATCCTGGTTTGAGGGACTTGATTGTTCAAGCCATGGATCATCTCACTCTTTATCAGCCTGGAGTTCCTCATCCCCATATGCAGCCTCATCTACTGTAA